Within Oribacterium sp. oral taxon 102, the genomic segment TGCGGCGGCTGCTTCTATCAGGAGATTCCGTATGAGGAGCAGCTGAAGATGAAGGAGACGGAGGTATATGAGCTGCTCCGTCCGGCAATCGAGGGAGATTTCTGCTTCGAGCCGATCATTCCGTCCCCGCTGGAATACGCATATCGCAACAAGATGGAATTTTCCTTCGGCGACCAGCAGAGGGACGGACCGCTGACATTGGGGCTGCATCAGAAAAAGAGCTTTTTCAACATTCTGAATGCGGACGACTGCCGGATCGCGCATCCGGACTTCGGCAAGATTCTGAGGGTGACGAGGGAGTATTTCACACGGCTTGGAATCGGTTATTTTCATAAGAAGAGCCATATCGGCTACCTTCGGCATCTGCTGATCCGGCGTGCGGTGAAGACCGGAGAGATCCTCATAGACCTCGTAAGCTCGACGCAGACCGTAGAGTTCGTGGCAGACGGGCTCTGGGATCGAATCTGCGCCGGAGAGGAAGCGATGCGAAAGGCGGGCAGAGGACTGCGGGAGGAGATGCTGGAGGCGCTGCTGGAGGAGAATATCCTGAAGGGCTACGTGGAGAGGCTGCGTCGTCTGGAAGAGGAAGGAGAGCTTGCAGGGCGGATCGTCGGCATCCTCCATACGAGAAACGATTCTCCGGCGGATGCCATCAGAGACGACGGCACAGAGATTCTTTATGGCGAGGGCTTCTTTTATGAGGAGCTGCTGGGACTCAGGTTCAAGATCAGCCCCTTCTCCTTTTTCCAGACCAATACGCTGGGCGCAGAGAAGCTCTACGACAAGGTACGGGAGTATGCGGGGACAGAGTTTGAGAAAAAACCTGTCATTTACGACCTGTATTCTGGTACCGGGACGATCACGCAGCTGATGAGCGCAGTCGCGGAGCGGGCGATTGGCGTAGAAATCGTCGAGGAGGCAGTTCTCGCGGCGCGCGAGAATGCCGAGAGAAACGGCATTGCGAATTGCTCTTTCCTTGTCGGAGACGTGCTGAAGGTTATTCAGGAGGGAGGACAGCTCCTCCGGGCGGACGGCACAGCGGAGGATGCGCCGCGTCCGGATCTTATCATACTGGATCCGCCGCGGGACGGCATTCATCCGAAGGCGTTGAAGCGGATTCTGGATTACGGAGCGGATACTCTGATTTATATTGCCTGCAAGCCGAAGAGTCTGGCGCGTGACCTCCTCCCGATGCAGGCGGCAGGCTATCGTGTGAAGAAGGTCTGCTGTGTGGATATGTTTCCCCAGACCAATAATGTGGAGGCGGTAGCGCTGCTTTCCCACGAGGCTCCGAACAGCCATATCAATGTAAAAATCGGGTGATAGCACTGCCTTTGATCATACCCTGAATACGCTGCCGCATATCCCCCGGGAAGCCAATGTCAACAATGACGGCTTCGGCACCACCAATCATATACGTTCCGGGCAGTCTGCGGTATCGGAGCAGCAGGAGGGAAAGCTGTGACACAGTTTGATACGCGAAACCTATCCATGATGATGGATCTATATGAAATGACGATGGCGAACGGCTACTTCGCCGAGCAGGGAGCGGAGGATTTCGTCACCTTCGATGTGTTTTACCGCAGGAATCCGGACGGCGGCGGCTTCGCTGTCTTCGCCGGACTGCAGCAGGTATTGGAATATCTGGAAAATCTGCGCTTTACAGAAGAGGACATCGCCTATCTGCGCTCACTGCGGCTCTACCGGGAGGATTTTCTCCGCTGGCTGTCGGGCTTTCGTTTTCGGGGAAATGTGACGGCGCTTCGGGAGGGGATGATCATGTATCCCAACGAGCCGATCCTGACGGTCAATGCGCCGCTGATTGATGCGCAGCTGGTGGAGACGGCGATTCTTACAGAGATAAACCATCAGTCTTTGATCGCCACGAAGGCACAGCGGATCGTGCGCGCGGCAGAGGGGCGCGCTGTATCCGATTTCGGTGCGCGGCGGGCGCACAATGTCGATGCGGCAGTCTACGGGGCGAGAGCTGCCTATATCGGCGGTGTGGACAGTACCGCCACCGTCCTTGCGGGACAGCGCTTCGGCATTCCCCTCAGCGGAACGATGGCGCACAGCTGGGTTATGTACCATGATGAAGAGTATACGGCGTTCCGCCGCTTCGCGGAGCGATATCCGGACAATTCGGTGCTTCTGGTAGACACCTACAATGTGCTGGAATCCGGCGTTCCCAACGCCATCCGGACAGCAAGGGAGGTTCTGCAGCCCATGGGGAAGCGTCTGAAGGGCATCCGTCTGGATTCCGGCGACCTCGCCTATCTCTCGAAGGAGGCACGGCGGATGCTGGATCGGGCGGGGCTTCCCGACTGTAAGATCGTGGCATCCAACAGTCTGGATGAGTTTACGATCCGCTCCATTCTTTCGCAGGGCGGCTGTATCGATGCCTTCGGCGTGGGCGAGCGGCTCATCACGGCGAAGAGCGATCCCGTTTTCGGCGCGGTTTATAAGCTGGTGGCGGTCAATAAGGACAGAGCCAGCCGCCCGGCGATCAAGGTCTCCGAGACCTTCGAGAAGATCACCAATCCGGGACGGAAGCGCCTCTGGCGCGTCTATGATGAAGAGGGCTATTCCGTTGCCGATCTCATCACCCTCGCGGAGGAAACGCCGGATTTCAGCCGGGAATACCCGTATATTGATCCGGAAAAGCCATGGAAGAAGCGCTCCTTCTCGAATCATACGATCCGGGAGCTGCAGGAAACGGTCATGCTGGACGGGAAATGCGTAAAGCCTTCTCCTTCTTTAGAGGAGATCCGCGCCTATGTCAGAGAGCAGCTGGCGCATGAGGTATGGCAGGAGGAGCAGCGCTTTGAGAACCCGCATCGTCATTTCCTCGACATGAGTCCCGCATACTATAAAATGAAGATGGATCTGCTGCGGCAGACGCAGGAAAAGCTGCTCGAGAGGGAGTAGCTTTTTCGGAGAACCTCTATTTCATTTTTTTGCCTATCGGATTTATGATATCATCGCGAACAAACGGAAATCCTGTCAGGAGGGCGCGAAAAAGAATAAGGGGAAGCCATGGATACAGAGAAAAAGCTCAAGGTACTGAAGAAAATCGCGCGGCGTCTGAACGGAGCCGGGGTCACATGGGCGTTGGGCGCGTCGCTGCTGCTGTACCTAAAGGGAATTACCGACCATTTCCATGATATCGATCTGATGGCAGAAGAGGAGGATGCCGCCGCCGCGAAGGAAATACTGCTGTCTATGGGAGAGCTGCAGCCGCCCAATCCAAACGGGAAGTATAAGACGAAGGAGTTTCTGGAGTATATCGTCGACGGCGTAGACGTGGATCTGATGATAGGCTTCGCCATCGTCGAGGGAGAGCGCGTGCATGACTGTTCTCTTCGAAGGGAACAGATCTCGGAGTTCTATTCTCTGGAGGGGGAAATGATCCCGATGCAGTCTCTTCGTTTATGGAACAGCTACTATCAATGGATGGGGCGGAGCGATAAGTGCAGGATGATACGGGAGTATCTCGGCGTTCCGGTGAATGGTGAACCCTCACGTCTGAACAGCTATGAACTGTTACAAATATGATAAAAAGCATAGTTATTCTGACAGATTCTGACTGTACTTTATGAATAAAATAGTGCTATAATGAGCAAATAGATGCCTGTCGGGAGGGAAATTCCGGCGAATTGCGAAGGGCTTGCCTGAGCTGTCACAGTATTTGCGGTGCAATGCCGCAAGGGAGCAGTGGATGAATACCGAGCGGGAAACGATTCTGATAGTAGACGATTCCAGACTGCAGCGGAGTGTGTTCCGGAAGATGCTGCAGCCGAGATTTCGGGTATTGGAGGCGGAGAGCGGGGAAGAGTGCATTCAGATCCTGCGGGAGCGGGGGAATCAGGTGCACGCGGTGCTGCTGGATCTCGTCATGCCGGGGATGGACGGCTTTCAGGTGCTGGAGCAGCGGCGGGAGCTGGACTTCTTCATGAATATCCCGGTCATTATCCTGACCTCCGGGAATTCGAAGGCAATGCAGATCAGAGCCTTCGAGCTGGGCGCGAATGATTTTTTGAACAAGCCCGGAGAGGAAGCGATCGTGCTTTCCAGACTGCAGAATGTACTGGAGTCCGGACGCCGCTTCCGTGCGCTCGTGGAGCAGAGGAACCAGATGCGATACAGGGCGGAGCTGGACGAGATGACGGGGCTGCTCAATAAAATGACGGCGCGGCAGCTCATACAGAAGCACCTGGAGAGCATGCCGGAGGAGAGCGTCGCCCTTTTTATCGTGGATATCGACAATTTCAAGGCGATAAACGACATTCACGGTCATGAGATGGGGGATCATACGATCAGGATCATGGCGAATATCCTCTCCTCCTGCTTCCGGAAGTCCGACATCGTCGGCAGACTCGGCGGCGACGAGTTCTGTGTGCTGATGAAGAACATTCCCTCGAGGCAGGAGGTGCGTCGGAGAGCGGAGAAGCTGCTGCAGATGATCCGGAAGCATGAGAATCAGACGCTGCCGGAGAATATCACGATCAGCATCGGGATCTCCTATTCCTCGCCGGAATGCCGACTGGAGGAGCTTCTCTCCGAGGCGGATCAGGCGTTGTATCTCTCGAAAAAGGCGGGAAAGGACTGCTATACGGAGTATGGCTGCGGCTGCTGTCAGGATGGGAGCATCCAATGCAGGAGCAGGGCGCTGCTGCTTTCGAGAACCCGCTCTGTCATCAGCACTCTGCATTACAGCTGCTCTTCCTATTATAAGCTGAGTGTAGTGGAGACCGTGGCAGAGCTGGAGACACAGCTCCGGGAAGATCCGGAGGGGGTGTCCCGCATTTTTCTGGATGTTTCTGCGGAGGAGGGGGACGGGCTTCAGGTCTGGAGCGCAGTCACCGGCAAGGAATGGGCGAAGCGGCAGCCGCTCGTCGCGATCTGTCGGGAGGGGGATATTCCTCAGCTCCGCACTGCGCTGGATACCGGGCTGATCGCAGATCTCTATTTTGCGCCAGTGAACGACCAGTTCGTGGACCGGAGACTCAGGGGCTATATGAAGGAAAAGGCGCAGCAAGTCATGCTGTGAGCTTTTTTCTGCGGTGCCTTCCTATGGCTCCATTCTTTTCAGAAGTGTCTTCATCGTATCCTCATGCGCCAGTACCATCAGCCGGTCGCTCGCCTGTATGACAGTCTGTGGAGAGGGGATAATGTCGGTGTGATCCTTCTCGGAAACGATACCGATAATATAGGTATTGTAGCGTTCCCTGATACGGGAGCTCAGAATGCTCTTTCCTATCCATTCCCGGAGAGGCGTGATTTCATAGATGGAGTAGCCCGCTTTCAGCCGGACATAGTCGTAGATATGCTCGCTGCTGTATTTCACGGCGGCACGCATCGCAGAATCCTTGTTCGGATGGATGATTTCGTCCGCCCCGTTGTGCAGGAGGAGTTTCTCCAGCATTTCGTCGTCCGTCTCGGTCACGACATAGCGGGCGCCCAGCTCCTTTAAGGTGCTGACGATGATCAGATTGCTCTTGAAGTCGGAGCCGATGCAGACGAAGCACATATCGAAGTTCTGGACGCCGACCTGCTGCAGAGCGGACTTCGAGCAGCAGTCCGCGATCAGTCTTCCGCTCGCGATCTCTGCGAGATCCTCCAGCGCGTCCTCATTCTTGTCCATAATCAGGACTTCATTCTTCATTTCGACGAGATGTCGGCAGAGGTGATGCCCGAAGTCACCGAGCCCGATTAAAAGCATTGATTTCATATACGGAGTTCCTTTCGAAAAGTCAGATAATTTTCCGCGAAGCCGGAAGCTGCGGGAGATGATCGCATCAGCCGATTGTGACCGGCGAAGCGGGGTAGCGGAGCTTCCCGCTCTTCCTGCGTTCCGTGAAGGACATCGCGAAGGTCAGACTGCCCATGCGTCCGAGGTACATCATGACAATGACGACAAGCTTCGAGAAGAGGCAGAGCTCCCGGGTGATACCGGTGGACATCCCGGCGGTGCCGATCGCGGAGAAGACCTCGAAGGAGACGTCCCGAAGCGGGAGCGGCTGCACGCTCAGGATGAGGAAAACACCGAGGAGCGCGAGTGAGAGGTTCAGAAAGACGACAATTCCCGCCTTCCGAACCGCTTCCTCCTCCAGCCGGGTTCGGAAGAGCACACAGTCCCGCTCGTGGAAAAGGTATT encodes:
- a CDS encoding GGDEF domain-containing response regulator — its product is MNTERETILIVDDSRLQRSVFRKMLQPRFRVLEAESGEECIQILRERGNQVHAVLLDLVMPGMDGFQVLEQRRELDFFMNIPVIILTSGNSKAMQIRAFELGANDFLNKPGEEAIVLSRLQNVLESGRRFRALVEQRNQMRYRAELDEMTGLLNKMTARQLIQKHLESMPEESVALFIVDIDNFKAINDIHGHEMGDHTIRIMANILSSCFRKSDIVGRLGGDEFCVLMKNIPSRQEVRRRAEKLLQMIRKHENQTLPENITISIGISYSSPECRLEELLSEADQALYLSKKAGKDCYTEYGCGCCQDGSIQCRSRALLLSRTRSVISTLHYSCSSYYKLSVVETVAELETQLREDPEGVSRIFLDVSAEEGDGLQVWSAVTGKEWAKRQPLVAICREGDIPQLRTALDTGLIADLYFAPVNDQFVDRRLRGYMKEKAQQVML
- a CDS encoding class I SAM-dependent RNA methyltransferase, producing the protein MALCENAGRCGGCFYQEIPYEEQLKMKETEVYELLRPAIEGDFCFEPIIPSPLEYAYRNKMEFSFGDQQRDGPLTLGLHQKKSFFNILNADDCRIAHPDFGKILRVTREYFTRLGIGYFHKKSHIGYLRHLLIRRAVKTGEILIDLVSSTQTVEFVADGLWDRICAGEEAMRKAGRGLREEMLEALLEENILKGYVERLRRLEEEGELAGRIVGILHTRNDSPADAIRDDGTEILYGEGFFYEELLGLRFKISPFSFFQTNTLGAEKLYDKVREYAGTEFEKKPVIYDLYSGTGTITQLMSAVAERAIGVEIVEEAVLAARENAERNGIANCSFLVGDVLKVIQEGGQLLRADGTAEDAPRPDLIILDPPRDGIHPKALKRILDYGADTLIYIACKPKSLARDLLPMQAAGYRVKKVCCVDMFPQTNNVEAVALLSHEAPNSHINVKIG
- a CDS encoding nicotinate phosphoribosyltransferase, which gives rise to MTQFDTRNLSMMMDLYEMTMANGYFAEQGAEDFVTFDVFYRRNPDGGGFAVFAGLQQVLEYLENLRFTEEDIAYLRSLRLYREDFLRWLSGFRFRGNVTALREGMIMYPNEPILTVNAPLIDAQLVETAILTEINHQSLIATKAQRIVRAAEGRAVSDFGARRAHNVDAAVYGARAAYIGGVDSTATVLAGQRFGIPLSGTMAHSWVMYHDEEYTAFRRFAERYPDNSVLLVDTYNVLESGVPNAIRTAREVLQPMGKRLKGIRLDSGDLAYLSKEARRMLDRAGLPDCKIVASNSLDEFTIRSILSQGGCIDAFGVGERLITAKSDPVFGAVYKLVAVNKDRASRPAIKVSETFEKITNPGRKRLWRVYDEEGYSVADLITLAEETPDFSREYPYIDPEKPWKKRSFSNHTIRELQETVMLDGKCVKPSPSLEEIRAYVREQLAHEVWQEEQRFENPHRHFLDMSPAYYKMKMDLLRQTQEKLLERE
- a CDS encoding potassium channel family protein gives rise to the protein MKSMLLIGLGDFGHHLCRHLVEMKNEVLIMDKNEDALEDLAEIASGRLIADCCSKSALQQVGVQNFDMCFVCIGSDFKSNLIIVSTLKELGARYVVTETDDEMLEKLLLHNGADEIIHPNKDSAMRAAVKYSSEHIYDYVRLKAGYSIYEITPLREWIGKSILSSRIRERYNTYIIGIVSEKDHTDIIPSPQTVIQASDRLMVLAHEDTMKTLLKRMEP